A stretch of Henckelia pumila isolate YLH828 chromosome 4, ASM3356847v2, whole genome shotgun sequence DNA encodes these proteins:
- the LOC140867065 gene encoding uncharacterized protein, whose translation MLGLSNNNIVISWLLNSVSKDISTSILFAESAADIWIDLQDRFQQSNGPRIFQLRRDLVSLRQGQDPVSVYFTKLKTFWDELNHFRPMCNCGKCVCYGVKNIDAYFQMDYTMTFLMGLNDSFAHVRSQILLTDPLPSITRVFALIVQEERQRVIGSSIPDIYGNGMAFAIKGENSQKYTTSRVLFKPQRGRPYCTSCKAPGHTIETCYKIHGYPPGYKHRTSHISKDSSNGVNQVSVSQSPSHETSTSNVFQGLDKSQMDQLVSSFMQHLTTLDNKNVHHEVNNVSSPSGLANQEDDWQG comes from the exons ATGCTTGGACTCAGTAACAACAATATAGTGATTTCCTGGCTGCTGAATTCAGTATCTAAAGACATATCAACCAGTATCTTGTTTGCCGAATCCGCAGCAGATATTTGGATCGATCTTCAGGACAGATTTCAACAGAGTAATGGTCCTAGAATCTTCCAACTCCGTCGTGATTTGGTTTCTCTCCGTCAAGGTCAAGATCCGGTTAGTGTCTATTTCACAAAACTCAAGACGTTTTGGGATGAGTTGAATCATTTTCGTCCTATGTGCAATTGTGGGAAATGTGTTTGTTACGGTGTCAAGAACATTGACGCatattttcaaatggattatacTATGACTTTCTTGATGGGTCTCAATGATTCTTTTGCTCATGTACGAAGTCAGATCTTACTTACTGATCCTTTGCCTTCCATTACTCGTGTTTTTGCATTAATTGTTCAAGAGGAACGTCAAAGGGTAATTGGCAGTTCTATTCCTGACATTTATGGAAATGGCATGGCCTTTGCTATCAAAGGAGAAAATTCTCAGAAATATACTACTTCAAGAGTTCTTTTCAAACCTCAGAGGGGCAGACCATATTGCACATCATGTAAAGCACCTGGTCATACGATTGAGACATGTTATAAAATTCATGGATATCCTCCTGGATACAAGCACCGCACTAGTCATATTTCCAAGGATTCTTCCAATGGTGTTAATCAAGTCTCAGTTAGTCAATCTCCAAGTCATGAAACATCCACCTCAAACGTGTTTCAGGGTCTTGACAAGTCTCAAATGGATCAACTTGTATCATCGTTCATGCAACATCTCACAACACTTGACAACAAAAATGTGCATCATGAAGTGAATAATGTCAGTTCACCATCAG GACTTGCCAACCAAGAGGATGATTGGCAAGGGTAA